A single region of the Rhodospirillales bacterium genome encodes:
- the ftsZ gene encoding cell division protein FtsZ: protein MINVRIQTPEVQKLSPRITVVGVGGAGGNAVNNMISSGLEGCEFLVCNTDAQALEGSLCEDRLQLGVHVTGGLGSGAKPSVGKQAAEESLDELMQYLEGSNMAFITAGMGGGTGTGAAPVIAKACRDSGILTVGVVTKPFHFEGSHRMSMAESGIQEMQEFVDTLIVIPNQNLFRVANEKTTFPEAFRMADSVLQSGVRGVTDLMVVPGLINLDFADIRSAMLEMGKAMMGSGEAEGERRAIEAAEAAISNPLLDDVSMKGARGVIINVTGGPDMTLFEVDEACNRIREEVDPNANIIFGSTFEDKLEGKMRVSVVATGIDVVESKKTGSLGGGVKVTSVGHVQSADTRPSLERARPNTETTIQSATAAARAAAMPPVSAMAPSVSAEADMFEQREFIATAPAQYRMPQMHAEGDVLRGSVQAGRFIPPAPAIAEPRNEAPVGYGGQFVPPAPVRAPADSSLVLRPPVPGAHSAEHRKKTPSLFERITGVRGHYAKGDEGDATETEAFHSGLRAERPQNSPSQGQLGIDSPAAPKSETKENDLDIPAFLRRQAN, encoded by the coding sequence ATGATTAACGTTCGAATTCAAACACCAGAGGTTCAAAAATTGTCTCCCAGAATAACAGTTGTCGGTGTCGGCGGCGCAGGCGGGAATGCCGTCAATAATATGATTTCGTCGGGCTTGGAAGGGTGCGAGTTTCTTGTCTGCAATACGGATGCTCAGGCGCTTGAGGGGTCTCTTTGCGAAGACAGACTCCAGCTTGGGGTTCACGTCACCGGCGGGCTTGGCAGCGGCGCAAAACCGAGCGTCGGCAAGCAGGCGGCAGAGGAAAGCCTCGATGAGTTGATGCAGTATCTCGAAGGCTCCAATATGGCGTTTATCACGGCCGGAATGGGGGGCGGTACGGGTACGGGGGCGGCTCCCGTTATTGCAAAGGCTTGCCGGGATAGCGGTATTTTGACTGTCGGCGTCGTGACAAAACCTTTCCATTTCGAAGGATCTCACCGCATGAGTATGGCGGAGAGCGGCATTCAGGAAATGCAGGAGTTCGTGGATACGCTCATCGTTATTCCCAATCAGAATCTTTTTCGTGTAGCCAATGAGAAAACAACGTTTCCCGAAGCTTTCCGGATGGCGGACAGCGTTTTGCAATCCGGCGTGCGGGGCGTTACTGATCTGATGGTCGTGCCGGGACTGATTAACCTCGATTTTGCCGACATCCGTTCCGCCATGCTGGAAATGGGGAAAGCGATGATGGGAAGCGGCGAGGCCGAAGGGGAGCGCCGCGCCATTGAAGCGGCCGAAGCGGCTATTAGCAATCCTCTTCTGGACGATGTTTCCATGAAGGGCGCCAGGGGCGTGATTATAAATGTGACGGGCGGGCCGGACATGACCCTGTTTGAGGTCGATGAAGCCTGTAACCGCATCCGCGAAGAAGTCGATCCGAACGCTAATATCATATTCGGGTCCACCTTCGAGGATAAACTGGAAGGTAAAATGCGGGTGTCTGTCGTCGCAACAGGGATTGATGTTGTCGAATCCAAAAAAACGGGTTCTTTGGGCGGCGGCGTTAAAGTTACATCCGTCGGACATGTGCAGAGTGCGGATACGCGGCCCTCACTGGAGCGCGCAAGGCCAAATACGGAAACGACCATCCAGTCCGCAACGGCGGCGGCCAGAGCTGCGGCTATGCCTCCCGTTTCGGCGATGGCGCCATCTGTATCCGCCGAAGCGGATATGTTCGAACAGCGCGAGTTTATTGCCACTGCCCCGGCCCAGTACAGAATGCCCCAGATGCATGCTGAGGGAGATGTTCTGCGGGGAAGTGTCCAGGCCGGCCGTTTTATCCCGCCGGCACCTGCGATTGCAGAGCCGCGGAATGAGGCTCCCGTAGGGTATGGCGGGCAATTTGTCCCTCCGGCTCCTGTCCGGGCGCCTGCTGATTCAAGCCTTGTTCTTCGTCCTCCTGTGCCGGGGGCGCATAGCGCGGAACATCGTAAGAAAACCCCTTCTTTGTTTGAACGTATTACCGGCGTTCGCGGCCACTATGCGAAGGGAGATGAGGGAGACGCTACGGAAACGGAAGCTTTCCATTCAGGTTTGCGTGCGGAGCGGCCTCAAAACAGTCCTTCACAGGGCCAGCTCGGGATTGATTCGCCTGCGGCCCCGAAATCCGAAACGAAAGAGAACGATCTTGATATTCCGGCTTTCCTAAGACGACAAGCAAATTAA
- a CDS encoding UDP-3-O-acyl-N-acetylglucosamine deacetylase, whose amino-acid sequence MQHTLRHKIDIQGTGLHSGKAVHLSLKPAPSGHGVVFKRTDITGKNPLIPAKWDHVVDTRLCTVIGNSDGVTVGTIEHLMSALRGCGVDNVLVEVDAPEVPVMDGSAAPFVERIEEAGLQVQSMPRRAIRILKEITVRDGDKKVTLSPSAVPVFSGQIDFEHPDVGTQRHEVKLVNGNFKHDIADCRTFGFLAEVEAMQAAGLALGGSLENAVVLDESGVINPEGLRCADEFIRHKLLDAIGDLYLAGGPVLGAYEGIRGGHALNNKVLRALFADPSAYEIVDLFVDVDEADGHVYPEKPRASSVAIA is encoded by the coding sequence ATGCAGCACACTTTACGCCATAAAATTGACATTCAGGGAACGGGGCTCCATTCCGGCAAAGCTGTTCACCTTTCTTTAAAGCCTGCGCCGTCCGGGCATGGCGTTGTTTTCAAACGCACGGATATCACAGGTAAAAATCCCCTTATTCCCGCAAAATGGGACCATGTTGTCGATACGCGCCTTTGCACGGTGATTGGAAATTCTGATGGTGTCACGGTCGGGACGATTGAGCATCTGATGTCTGCACTGCGCGGATGCGGCGTCGATAACGTTCTGGTCGAAGTCGATGCGCCGGAAGTTCCTGTCATGGACGGAAGCGCCGCTCCCTTTGTCGAGCGCATTGAAGAGGCGGGGCTTCAGGTCCAGTCCATGCCGCGCCGGGCCATCCGGATTCTGAAAGAGATCACGGTTCGCGACGGCGACAAGAAAGTGACCCTTTCCCCTTCCGCCGTGCCGGTTTTTTCGGGGCAGATAGATTTTGAACATCCGGATGTGGGAACGCAGCGTCATGAGGTCAAGCTTGTGAACGGGAATTTCAAGCACGATATCGCCGATTGCAGGACTTTCGGATTTCTGGCTGAAGTTGAGGCGATGCAGGCCGCAGGGCTGGCACTGGGCGGATCTCTGGAAAATGCCGTCGTTCTGGATGAGAGCGGCGTGATAAATCCGGAAGGACTGCGCTGCGCAGATGAATTTATTCGCCATAAACTTCTGGACGCAATTGGAGATTTATATCTGGCCGGCGGCCCGGTTTTGGGCGCTTATGAAGGTATTCGCGGCGGGCATGCGCTGAACAACAAGGTCCTGCGCGCTCTTTTTGCCGACCCTTCCGCTTATGAGATCGTCGATCTCTTCGTGGACGTGGATGAGGCGGACGGTCATGTTTATCCCGAAAAACCACGGGCCTCTTCTGTCGCAATCGCCTGA
- a CDS encoding outer membrane protein assembly factor BamD: MVQKSLITVSLAALSLLAAGCSSDKNKEDSAQLERPVEELYNKAADALDSKEYEQASKDFEEVERQHPYSQWATKAQLMAAYAAYQDDRYDEAILALDRFIELHPGNEDIDYAYYLKALAYYEQISDVARDQAVTNDALEAFNTLILRFPDSEYTRDAKLKRDLTLDHLAGKEMEIGRYYLNRVQINAAINRFRTVVRDYQTTTHVPEALHRLVEAYLTLGLKTEAARVAAVLGYNYPGSKWYEDSYKILDPAMRAKIMDDRSFVDKTVDSLFKPD; encoded by the coding sequence ATGGTTCAAAAATCTCTTATAACGGTTTCCCTGGCCGCGCTTTCGCTTCTGGCGGCGGGCTGTTCTTCCGATAAAAACAAGGAAGACTCCGCGCAGCTTGAGCGTCCCGTGGAGGAACTGTATAACAAGGCGGCCGATGCGCTGGATTCCAAGGAATATGAGCAGGCCAGCAAGGATTTCGAAGAAGTGGAGCGCCAGCATCCCTATTCCCAGTGGGCAACAAAGGCACAGCTTATGGCGGCCTATGCGGCGTATCAGGACGACCGCTATGACGAAGCCATTTTGGCGCTGGACCGTTTTATAGAGCTTCACCCCGGAAACGAGGATATTGATTACGCCTATTACCTGAAGGCGCTGGCTTATTACGAGCAGATTTCGGACGTGGCCCGCGATCAGGCTGTAACAAACGACGCGCTGGAGGCGTTTAACACCCTGATTTTACGTTTTCCGGACAGCGAGTATACGCGCGATGCCAAACTGAAAAGGGATCTGACGCTCGACCACCTTGCCGGAAAGGAAATGGAAATCGGTCGGTATTACCTGAACCGGGTTCAGATCAACGCGGCCATCAACCGCTTTCGGACCGTTGTACGCGACTATCAAACCACAACCCACGTCCCCGAGGCGCTTCACCGTCTTGTAGAGGCGTATCTGACCCTGGGGTTGAAAACGGAAGCGGCGCGTGTGGCCGCCGTTCTGGGATATAACTATCCCGGGTCGAAATGGTACGAAGACAGCTATAAAATTCTTGATCCGGCCATGCGCGCCAAGATTATGGATGACCGTTCTTTCGTCGACAAGACGGTCGATTCCCTTTTTAAGCCAGATTAG
- the recN gene encoding DNA repair protein RecN has protein sequence MLASLTIKNVVLIDHLTIEFEKGLCALTGETGAGKSILLDSLGLALGARSESALIRKGADQAQVSATFEVEEDHPAHAFLCESGLETQNTLILRRVVNADGRSRAFVNDQPVSIALLKKIGETLVEVHGQFETQGLLNPKEHRGLLDDYANVSEERAALSRLWEAWKEADQALSDSRAKMEKAKQEEEYLRGALEDLDELAPKEEEEKELTLQRERLMRRDKIFEGLNAAHQGLEAVENKMGGVWKALEQIGEEAREMAAGMDRAAAELQEVSAQLRSFSSEMEEGAGSLEEIDERLFALKNQARKHGCRIDDLPQKREDLAQQLDLIEGQDERLSDLVKRVERCRLSYLAQADSLSKTRRKSAKKLDELVQKELGPLKLEKARFETEIKRLPEDQWGPSGIDGVQFMVATNPGTPAGPLARIASGGEMARFMLALKVVLAEVGAAGALVFDEVDSGIGGSTAAAVGDRLARLSAYRQILVVTHSPQVAARAAHHWIVSKNGDKEVKTDIVPLPENTQRREEIARMLAGAEITEEARAAADRLLETRAA, from the coding sequence ATGCTCGCCAGCCTGACCATCAAAAACGTGGTTCTGATCGACCACCTGACCATCGAGTTTGAAAAAGGTTTGTGCGCCCTCACCGGGGAAACGGGGGCCGGAAAGTCTATTTTGCTGGATTCCCTGGGGCTGGCGCTCGGCGCCCGGTCGGAGTCCGCCCTGATTAGAAAAGGGGCGGATCAGGCGCAGGTCAGCGCCACTTTCGAAGTAGAAGAAGACCATCCGGCGCACGCTTTTTTGTGTGAGTCCGGTTTGGAAACCCAGAATACGCTTATTCTTCGCAGGGTCGTTAACGCCGATGGACGCTCCCGCGCGTTTGTAAACGACCAGCCTGTAAGCATCGCCCTGCTCAAAAAAATCGGGGAAACGCTGGTCGAAGTCCACGGGCAGTTTGAAACGCAGGGGCTTTTAAACCCGAAAGAGCATCGTGGGTTGCTGGACGACTATGCGAACGTGTCCGAAGAACGGGCGGCGCTTTCGCGCCTGTGGGAGGCGTGGAAAGAGGCCGATCAGGCATTGAGCGACAGCCGTGCAAAAATGGAAAAAGCGAAACAGGAAGAGGAGTATTTGCGCGGGGCCCTTGAAGACCTTGATGAACTCGCGCCAAAAGAGGAGGAAGAAAAAGAGCTGACGTTGCAACGGGAACGTTTGATGCGGCGGGACAAAATATTCGAAGGGCTGAACGCCGCCCATCAGGGGCTTGAGGCGGTGGAAAACAAAATGGGCGGCGTGTGGAAAGCGCTGGAGCAGATTGGTGAGGAGGCAAGGGAAATGGCGGCGGGCATGGACCGTGCCGCGGCGGAATTGCAGGAAGTTTCGGCGCAGCTTCGCTCCTTTTCAAGTGAGATGGAGGAAGGCGCCGGCTCTCTGGAAGAGATCGATGAGCGTCTCTTTGCCCTTAAAAACCAGGCGCGGAAACATGGCTGCCGGATTGACGACCTGCCCCAAAAACGGGAGGATCTGGCACAGCAGCTTGATTTGATCGAAGGGCAGGATGAGAGGCTTTCAGACCTTGTTAAAAGGGTCGAACGCTGCCGCCTGTCTTATCTGGCACAGGCCGACTCTCTTTCAAAAACACGCCGGAAGTCCGCAAAAAAACTGGACGAACTGGTGCAAAAGGAACTGGGGCCTCTGAAGCTGGAAAAGGCCCGGTTTGAAACGGAAATCAAACGGCTGCCGGAAGATCAGTGGGGGCCTTCCGGGATAGACGGCGTCCAGTTTATGGTCGCCACGAATCCGGGGACGCCGGCAGGGCCTCTGGCCAGAATTGCTTCCGGCGGGGAAATGGCGCGTTTTATGCTGGCGCTGAAAGTGGTTCTGGCGGAAGTCGGTGCCGCCGGCGCGCTTGTGTTTGACGAAGTGGACAGTGGCATCGGCGGCTCTACGGCAGCGGCCGTAGGGGACCGGCTGGCGCGCCTGTCCGCATACCGTCAAATTCTGGTGGTGACACACTCGCCGCAAGTCGCAGCGCGGGCAGCACATCACTGGATTGTGAGCAAAAACGGCGACAAGGAAGTGAAGACCGATATTGTTCCCTTGCCTGAAAATACGCAAAGACGCGAAGAAATCGCACGCATGCTGGCCGGCGCGGAAATTACGGAAGAAGCCCGCGCGGCGGCGGACAGGCTGCTGGAGACACGGGCGGCATGA
- the ligA gene encoding NAD-dependent DNA ligase LigA produces METLFDMDEQQARARHAALVKQVKAHDISYYQKDAPKISDADYDALRRELEALEKKYPDLASAESPTQKVGAAPSKGFQKVRHAVPMLSLSNVFDEEELQDFLTRVRRFLGLEEQEPLEISAEPKIDGLSCSLRYENRKLVLAATRGDGSEGEDITENVKTIFDVPQTLPKEAPDILEVRGEIYMRRDDFMALNKRQEEEGKQVFANPRNAAAGSVRLLDVTVTAQRALHFFGYALGETSQDFASTQSGIRSKLKEWGFQEAEPVSLCQTLEDILSYYRNIMDLRPDLPYEIDGVVYKVNRLDFQDRLGFISRSPRWATAHKFPAEQAVTILNDIVIQVGRTGALTPVAELEPITVGGVVVSRATLHNEDELARKDVRIGDHVLIQRAGDVIPQVLKHIEAKRKKESIVFVFPDHCPACGSLAIREEGEVVRRCTGGLICPAQALERLKHFVSKNAFDIEGLGAKVMQQFWEEGLVKTPGDIFRLPEKAGELDPPLQEREGWGDLSVQNLFKAIEKRKTISLSRFIYALGIRQVGEATAKRLAQAYERFQNLKNEMEKAQNRESDAYRDLINIEDIGPSVADDLLGFFAEKHNQEVLKDLESLLTIQSYEAPQTQQSPVSGKRVVFTGTLSSMTRPEAKATAESLGAKVSGSVSKKTDYVVAGEDAGSKAKAAEALGVQILSEEEWAALIRG; encoded by the coding sequence ATGGAAACGCTTTTTGATATGGATGAGCAGCAGGCGCGCGCCCGGCACGCCGCTCTGGTAAAACAGGTCAAGGCGCACGATATTTCCTATTACCAGAAAGATGCGCCGAAAATTTCAGACGCGGATTATGATGCGCTGCGCCGTGAACTGGAAGCCCTGGAAAAAAAATATCCGGATCTTGCAAGCGCGGAAAGTCCGACGCAGAAAGTAGGGGCTGCCCCCTCAAAAGGGTTTCAAAAAGTCAGGCATGCTGTGCCGATGCTCTCTCTTTCCAATGTGTTCGATGAAGAAGAGTTGCAGGATTTCCTGACGCGTGTGCGGCGGTTTTTAGGACTGGAGGAACAGGAGCCGCTTGAGATATCGGCAGAACCGAAAATTGACGGCCTGTCCTGTTCCCTGCGGTATGAAAACAGGAAACTTGTTCTGGCGGCGACCCGCGGGGACGGAAGCGAAGGGGAGGATATCACAGAGAATGTCAAAACGATTTTCGATGTTCCGCAGACTCTTCCAAAAGAAGCGCCGGATATTCTGGAAGTTCGCGGAGAAATTTATATGCGCCGGGATGATTTTATGGCGCTGAACAAACGGCAGGAAGAAGAAGGAAAGCAGGTTTTCGCCAATCCGCGCAATGCCGCTGCCGGGAGCGTTCGTCTTCTCGATGTTACGGTTACCGCGCAGAGGGCGCTGCATTTCTTCGGTTATGCGCTGGGGGAAACCAGCCAGGATTTTGCAAGCACTCAATCCGGTATTCGTTCAAAATTAAAGGAGTGGGGATTTCAGGAAGCCGAGCCTGTTTCCCTGTGCCAGACACTGGAGGATATTCTTTCTTACTACCGGAATATCATGGATTTACGCCCCGACCTGCCTTATGAGATTGACGGGGTGGTGTATAAGGTCAATCGTCTGGATTTTCAGGACCGTCTCGGGTTTATCTCGCGATCGCCGCGCTGGGCGACGGCGCATAAATTTCCCGCCGAGCAGGCTGTGACTATTTTGAACGATATTGTCATTCAGGTGGGGCGGACGGGCGCGCTGACGCCTGTGGCGGAGCTGGAGCCGATTACGGTTGGCGGCGTCGTTGTCTCCCGCGCGACATTGCACAATGAGGATGAACTGGCCCGAAAGGATGTGCGCATCGGGGATCATGTTCTTATCCAGCGGGCGGGCGACGTTATCCCGCAGGTCTTGAAACATATTGAGGCTAAACGAAAAAAAGAGTCCATAGTCTTTGTTTTCCCGGACCATTGCCCGGCCTGCGGTTCTCTGGCTATTCGGGAGGAGGGGGAAGTCGTCCGCCGCTGCACCGGCGGCCTGATTTGTCCGGCGCAGGCTCTCGAACGGCTCAAGCATTTCGTATCCAAAAATGCATTTGATATCGAGGGGCTCGGCGCAAAAGTCATGCAGCAGTTCTGGGAAGAGGGGCTGGTCAAAACGCCGGGGGATATTTTCCGTCTTCCGGAAAAGGCCGGGGAGCTTGATCCTCCTTTGCAGGAGCGGGAAGGCTGGGGAGATTTATCGGTTCAAAATCTTTTTAAGGCGATAGAAAAACGCAAGACGATTTCCCTGAGCCGTTTTATTTACGCGCTGGGCATTCGTCAGGTCGGAGAGGCTACGGCCAAACGCCTCGCGCAGGCATACGAACGTTTCCAAAATTTAAAAAATGAAATGGAAAAGGCTCAAAACCGCGAGTCTGACGCGTATCGGGACCTTATAAATATCGAGGATATAGGGCCGTCCGTTGCGGACGACCTTCTGGGATTTTTTGCGGAAAAGCATAATCAGGAGGTACTGAAGGATCTGGAGAGCCTTCTGACGATCCAATCCTATGAAGCGCCTCAAACACAGCAAAGTCCCGTTTCGGGAAAAAGGGTTGTCTTCACGGGAACCCTGTCTTCCATGACGCGCCCCGAGGCCAAGGCCACAGCCGAAAGCCTTGGCGCGAAAGTGTCCGGCTCCGTGTCTAAAAAAACGGATTATGTGGTCGCGGGGGAGGATGCGGGATCAAAAGCAAAGGCGGCGGAAGCCTTGGGCGTGCAAATCCTGAGTGAAGAGGAATGGGCCGCGCTTATTAGAGGGTGA
- a CDS encoding alpha/beta hydrolase translates to MNIMKNTPDLAPRFLPPEGWEEDYFNNPKTGHKIRYGYVLPKTPAKAAVVCLGGLSEFAEKYFETARDMLERGFSFWTMDWKYQGLSKRHDVNVHKRHSDGYEQDILDLDHFVTQIVRPETKAPLLLLGHSMGGNIGLRYLSRTPGTFKAAAFSAPMLGIKALDPYGPLANLLLFLLRPFYDSYVPGGKDWHEEMRTSRKTDIFSSDPVRKEVHNAWCLARPDLQVGNPTLGWVRESMKSCRALQQDGALEKIDIPVLLACAGKDTLVSNALIRRAAQHIPQAVLLELPGAYHEILMERDSLRGVFLKGFDKIL, encoded by the coding sequence ATGAACATCATGAAAAACACGCCCGATCTCGCCCCCCGCTTTTTACCCCCTGAAGGCTGGGAGGAAGATTACTTTAACAATCCAAAAACGGGCCATAAAATCCGTTACGGCTATGTCCTCCCGAAAACGCCGGCCAAGGCCGCCGTCGTCTGTCTCGGCGGCCTGAGCGAATTTGCCGAAAAATATTTTGAAACGGCCCGCGACATGCTCGAACGCGGTTTTTCCTTCTGGACGATGGACTGGAAATATCAGGGGCTTTCGAAACGCCACGATGTCAATGTTCACAAACGCCACAGCGACGGATATGAGCAGGATATTCTGGATCTGGACCATTTTGTCACTCAAATCGTCCGGCCGGAAACAAAAGCCCCCCTCCTGCTGCTTGGCCATTCGATGGGAGGGAATATCGGCCTGCGTTATTTAAGCCGGACCCCCGGCACGTTTAAAGCCGCTGCGTTTTCCGCCCCGATGCTCGGAATCAAAGCGCTGGACCCATACGGTCCTTTGGCAAATCTTTTGCTCTTCCTGCTGCGCCCTTTTTACGATTCTTACGTACCCGGCGGGAAAGACTGGCATGAGGAAATGCGCACAAGCCGTAAAACGGATATTTTTTCAAGCGACCCTGTCCGCAAGGAAGTCCATAATGCGTGGTGCCTTGCCCGGCCGGACCTGCAGGTCGGAAACCCGACGCTTGGATGGGTACGGGAAAGCATGAAATCCTGTCGGGCCCTCCAACAGGACGGCGCTTTGGAAAAAATAGATATCCCGGTTCTCCTGGCCTGCGCGGGAAAAGATACTCTGGTCAGCAACGCGCTTATCCGCCGGGCTGCGCAGCATATTCCGCAGGCCGTTCTGCTGGAACTCCCCGGGGCGTATCACGAAATCCTGATGGAACGCGACAGTCTGCGCGGTGTTTTCCTGAAAGGTTTCGATAAAATTCTTTAA
- a CDS encoding NAD(P)(+) transhydrogenase (Re/Si-specific) subunit beta — MEALSTLAYLVSAICFIMALRGLSHPETARAGAVYGMGGMAIAITATLFIAVQSWWLILCGLAIGGSIGTVIANKIKMTALPQLIAAFHSLVGLAAVFVAAAAFFSPESYGIGLKGDIPAGSLIEMSLGAAIGAITFTGSVIAWGKLQGKISGKPVTFPMQHLINAALGGALIALIILLTLSESTLLFGLVVLAALALGVLIIIPIGGADMPVIVSMLNSYSGWAAAGIGFTLQNDLLIITGALVGSSGAILSYIMCKGMNRSFLNVVLGGFGAEESGGGAADTGDRQAHIGSAEDAAFIMKNASKIIIVPGYGMAVAQAQHALREMADILKAEGAEVKYAIHPVAGRMPGHMNVLLAEANVPYDEVFELEDINREFAQADVAFVIGANDITNPAAKKDSSSPIYGMPVLDVEKAKTVFFIKRSLGSGYAGIDNPLFYADNTYMLLGDAKKVTETVVKAME, encoded by the coding sequence ATGGAAGCCCTCTCCACCCTCGCCTATCTGGTGTCTGCCATATGTTTTATCATGGCGCTGCGCGGTCTTTCCCATCCTGAGACGGCGCGCGCCGGCGCCGTTTACGGCATGGGCGGCATGGCCATCGCCATTACAGCCACACTTTTTATCGCCGTCCAGTCATGGTGGCTTATTCTGTGCGGGCTTGCGATCGGCGGAAGCATCGGCACCGTCATCGCCAACAAAATCAAGATGACGGCCCTGCCCCAACTGATTGCCGCGTTTCATTCCCTTGTGGGCCTTGCCGCCGTTTTTGTCGCCGCCGCCGCGTTTTTCAGCCCGGAAAGCTACGGCATCGGACTGAAAGGGGACATCCCCGCAGGCAGCCTGATCGAAATGTCTCTGGGGGCGGCTATCGGGGCCATTACCTTTACAGGCTCGGTCATCGCCTGGGGGAAACTGCAGGGCAAAATCAGCGGTAAACCCGTGACCTTTCCCATGCAGCACCTTATCAATGCCGCATTGGGCGGAGCGTTAATCGCGCTGATTATCCTCCTGACCTTAAGCGAAAGCACTCTCCTGTTCGGTCTGGTCGTTCTGGCGGCGCTGGCACTGGGCGTCCTGATTATCATCCCGATCGGGGGCGCGGACATGCCCGTCATTGTGTCCATGCTCAATTCCTATTCGGGATGGGCCGCCGCCGGTATCGGCTTTACGCTGCAAAACGATCTTTTGATTATCACCGGGGCGCTGGTGGGCTCTTCGGGCGCCATTCTGTCTTACATCATGTGCAAGGGGATGAACCGCTCCTTCCTGAACGTGGTGCTGGGCGGATTCGGCGCGGAAGAAAGCGGCGGCGGCGCCGCGGATACGGGAGACAGACAGGCCCATATCGGATCTGCCGAAGACGCGGCCTTTATCATGAAAAATGCCTCTAAAATCATCATCGTGCCCGGTTACGGCATGGCGGTGGCGCAGGCGCAGCACGCTTTGCGGGAAATGGCGGATATCCTGAAGGCTGAAGGCGCGGAAGTGAAATACGCGATCCATCCCGTGGCGGGCCGGATGCCCGGCCATATGAATGTGCTTCTGGCCGAAGCCAACGTGCCTTACGACGAAGTGTTCGAACTGGAAGACATCAACCGCGAATTCGCTCAGGCGGATGTCGCTTTTGTCATCGGCGCGAATGACATCACCAATCCGGCAGCCAAAAAAGATTCCTCTTCTCCGATTTACGGCATGCCCGTTCTGGACGTGGAAAAGGCCAAGACCGTCTTCTTTATCAAGCGTTCTTTAGGCTCCGGCTATGCGGGGATCGACAACCCGCTCTTTTACGCGGACAACACCTATATGTTGCTCGGCGATGCCAAGAAAGTCACCGAAACCGTCGTCAAGGCGATGGAGTAG
- a CDS encoding NAD(P) transhydrogenase subunit alpha — protein MSEDKTLSESAADLANKAQDIADQAANIAVQASQALADMDGGHGSFFLSGLTVFILACFVGYYVVWHVTPALHSPLMGITNALSSVIIVGALIAAGPAEMSFSKLLGFLAVVLAGVNIFGGFIVTRRMLSMFRKKGS, from the coding sequence ATGAGCGAAGACAAAACACTTTCCGAAAGCGCGGCGGATCTCGCCAACAAAGCGCAAGACATAGCAGACCAGGCCGCAAATATAGCGGTGCAGGCAAGCCAGGCCCTTGCGGACATGGATGGCGGACACGGCTCGTTCTTCCTAAGCGGCCTGACCGTCTTTATTCTGGCCTGCTTTGTCGGCTATTACGTCGTCTGGCACGTCACCCCGGCCCTGCATTCACCGCTGATGGGTATCACAAACGCATTGTCTTCCGTGATTATTGTCGGCGCCCTGATTGCCGCCGGACCGGCGGAGATGAGTTTTTCAAAACTCCTCGGATTTCTGGCCGTTGTTCTGGCAGGCGTCAATATTTTCGGCGGCTTTATCGTGACCCGCCGTATGCTAAGCATGTTCAGGAAAAAAGGATCGTAA